A single window of Achromobacter xylosoxidans DNA harbors:
- a CDS encoding K+/H+ antiporter subunit F, producing MNAILYWAASFALVCFALGMVFATIRLLRGPTAQDRVLALDTLYINGMLTMLVFGIRSGTPVYFDIALLIALFGFVGSTAMARFLLRGEVIEP from the coding sequence ATGAACGCCATACTGTATTGGGCGGCGTCCTTTGCCCTGGTGTGCTTTGCGCTGGGCATGGTGTTCGCCACCATCCGCCTGTTGCGCGGCCCCACCGCGCAGGACCGCGTGCTGGCGCTGGACACGCTCTACATCAACGGCATGCTGACCATGCTGGTGTTCGGCATCCGTTCGGGCACGCCGGTCTACTTCGACATCGCGCTGCTGATCGCGCTGTTCGGCTTCGTGGGGTCCACGGCCATGGCGCGCTTCCTGTTGCGCGGCGAGGTGATCGAGCCATGA
- a CDS encoding ABC transporter permease, whose product MSASTRVTGARKHLAGVLGVLFILALWQAAALALPDFLMPGVPAVLERLFEDLGKQSFHQSLMGTLGRLGAGYGLALAAGIGFGLVAAVLFFFREVLRSAIVILQSIPSIAWVPLFLIVMGFGSTPIIVVVALSAFFPAALSVMNATESVQRVHVSAARVMGATPWGLVKRVYLPAVMPELITGAQLAFGNAWRALISAEMLIGFGKGLGRSLAYSGEIADMTGVMTNILVIAVLAALIDQFVLENLKHRLLRYQYV is encoded by the coding sequence TTGAGCGCATCGACCCGTGTGACCGGCGCCCGCAAGCATCTGGCGGGCGTGCTCGGTGTGCTGTTCATCCTGGCGCTATGGCAGGCGGCGGCGTTGGCCTTGCCCGACTTCCTGATGCCGGGCGTGCCCGCCGTGCTCGAACGCCTGTTCGAGGACCTGGGCAAGCAGTCGTTCCACCAGAGCCTGATGGGCACGCTGGGCCGCCTGGGCGCGGGCTACGGCCTGGCGCTGGCGGCGGGCATCGGCTTCGGGCTGGTGGCGGCCGTGCTGTTCTTCTTCCGTGAAGTGCTGCGCAGCGCCATCGTCATCCTGCAATCGATCCCGTCGATCGCCTGGGTGCCGCTGTTCCTGATCGTGATGGGTTTCGGCAGCACGCCGATCATCGTGGTGGTGGCGCTGTCGGCGTTCTTTCCGGCGGCGCTGAGCGTGATGAACGCCACCGAATCGGTGCAGCGCGTGCATGTTTCGGCCGCCCGCGTGATGGGCGCCACGCCCTGGGGCCTGGTCAAGCGCGTGTACCTGCCGGCCGTCATGCCCGAGCTGATCACCGGCGCCCAGCTGGCGTTCGGCAATGCCTGGCGCGCGCTGATCTCGGCCGAAATGCTGATCGGCTTCGGCAAGGGCCTGGGCCGTTCGCTGGCCTATTCGGGCGAGATCGCCGACATGACCGGCGTCATGACCAACATCCTGGTCATCGCGGTGCTGGCCGCGCTGATCGACCAGTTCGTGCTCGAGAACCTCAAGCACCGGCTGCTGCGCTACCAGTACGTGTGA
- the mnhG gene encoding monovalent cation/H(+) antiporter subunit G, translating into MIETLPLWASIPASILLVLGGLLALTGSAGLLRFRTFYARIHAPTLGNTMGCGCVLAASILVFSALSSRPVFHEVIITLLLIVSSPVTAMLLMRAAVYRNRLTKADADLDAR; encoded by the coding sequence ATGATCGAAACCCTTCCCCTGTGGGCCAGCATTCCGGCCAGCATCCTGCTGGTGCTGGGCGGCCTGCTGGCGCTGACCGGCTCGGCCGGCCTGCTGCGCTTTCGCACTTTCTACGCCCGCATCCATGCGCCGACGCTGGGCAACACCATGGGCTGCGGCTGCGTGCTGGCCGCGTCGATCCTGGTGTTTTCGGCGCTGTCGTCGCGGCCGGTGTTTCATGAAGTGATCATTACACTGCTGCTGATCGTCTCGTCGCCGGTGACGGCGATGCTGCTGATGCGCGCGGCGGTATACCGTAACCGTTTGACCAAGGCCGACGCCGATCTGGACGCGCGCTAG
- a CDS encoding ABC transporter substrate-binding protein, with amino-acid sequence MKFKQWLSLPLAAALLAAAPAMAAEKFRVGYLRVMDDAQAIVAQEGGYYKKAGLDSELIEFKSGTDLIKAIVGGQLDIGVLGFTNAVAWASKGADLKVVGGAQQGYHSLIVRDDSGIKDIAGLKGKTLASQAEGSTADVVLKGVVLKQGNLAADDVNVMGVSPAVAVQSLVGKRVDAAFLFEPYDRIAQLVAPVKQIYEVGQAWPFPCMVVITSGETLAKRKDDVWKALDAQNQAIALLQKEPAQASKLIASYFIAEPTLKTLNRGELPRETVIAEAISTQVFTPKLTEKDTKRMQEIADILQAQGSLKTRDGKPYDVSSIVDLSWQEARKL; translated from the coding sequence ATGAAATTCAAGCAATGGCTGTCCCTGCCGCTGGCCGCGGCGCTCCTGGCCGCGGCGCCCGCCATGGCCGCCGAGAAATTCCGCGTCGGCTATCTGCGCGTGATGGACGATGCGCAGGCCATCGTGGCGCAGGAAGGCGGCTACTACAAGAAGGCCGGCCTGGATTCCGAGCTGATCGAGTTCAAGTCGGGCACCGACCTGATCAAGGCCATCGTCGGCGGCCAGCTGGACATCGGCGTGCTGGGCTTCACCAACGCCGTGGCCTGGGCCTCCAAGGGCGCGGACCTGAAGGTGGTGGGCGGCGCGCAGCAGGGCTACCACTCGCTGATCGTGCGCGACGACTCGGGCATCAAGGACATCGCCGGACTGAAGGGCAAGACGCTGGCCTCGCAGGCCGAAGGCAGCACCGCCGACGTGGTGCTCAAGGGCGTGGTGCTCAAGCAGGGCAACCTGGCCGCCGACGACGTCAACGTGATGGGCGTGAGCCCGGCGGTGGCGGTGCAGTCGCTGGTGGGCAAGCGCGTGGACGCGGCCTTCCTGTTCGAACCCTATGACCGCATCGCGCAACTGGTGGCGCCGGTCAAGCAGATCTACGAAGTGGGCCAGGCCTGGCCGTTCCCGTGCATGGTGGTGATCACCTCGGGCGAGACGCTGGCCAAGCGCAAGGACGACGTCTGGAAGGCGCTGGACGCGCAGAACCAGGCCATCGCGCTGCTGCAGAAGGAACCGGCCCAGGCCTCGAAGCTGATCGCCTCGTACTTCATCGCCGAGCCCACGCTCAAGACGCTGAACCGCGGCGAGCTGCCGCGCGAGACCGTGATCGCCGAAGCCATCAGCACGCAGGTGTTCACGCCCAAGCTGACCGAGAAGGACACCAAGCGCATGCAGGAGATCGCCGACATCCTGCAGGCCCAGGGGTCGCTCAAGACGCGCGACGGCAAGCCGTACGACGTCTCCAGCATCGTCGACCTGTCCTGGCAAGAGGCGCGCAAGCTTTGA
- a CDS encoding ABC-F family ATPase, whose product MISTANLTIQFGPKPLFENVSVKFGEGNRYGLIGANGSGKSTFMKIIGGDLESSAGNVSLEPGVRLGKLRQDQFAFEDLRVLDVVMMGHTEMWAAMSERDAIYANPEASEDDYMRAADLEAKFAEYDGYTAEARAGELLLGLEIAVDQHNLPMREVAPGWKLRVLLAQALFSNPDVLLLDEPTNNLDINTIRWLENVLNSYQSTMIIISHDRHFLNQVCTHMADLDYGEIRIYPGNYDDYMLASTQARERLVANNAKAKERVAELQDFVRRFAANKSKSRQATSRLKQIDRIKAEQVVVKPSSRQNPYIRFEQNKVMHRLAVTVENLSKSYDAPVIRNFSAMVDAGEKIAIIGANGVGKTTLLRLLATDLAPDAGTVKWSDNADLGYMAQDVSDQFLQTDINLLDWMGDHRQPGDDDQSIRSVLGRLLFSADDLPKAPKVLSGGEKNRMTFGRLMLGRHNVMLLDEPTNHLDMESIESLQFALEKYEGTLVFVSHDREFVSGLATRVIEILPSGEIVDYRGGYEDYLSSRGIEA is encoded by the coding sequence GTGATATCCACCGCCAATCTCACCATCCAGTTCGGTCCCAAGCCCCTTTTCGAGAACGTCAGCGTCAAGTTCGGGGAAGGCAACCGCTACGGGCTGATCGGGGCCAACGGGTCCGGCAAGTCGACGTTCATGAAGATCATCGGCGGCGACCTGGAGTCGTCGGCCGGCAACGTCTCGCTGGAGCCGGGCGTGCGCCTGGGCAAGCTGCGCCAGGACCAGTTCGCCTTCGAGGACCTGCGCGTGCTGGACGTGGTGATGATGGGCCACACCGAGATGTGGGCCGCGATGTCCGAGCGCGACGCGATCTACGCCAACCCGGAAGCGTCGGAAGACGACTACATGCGCGCGGCCGACCTGGAGGCCAAGTTCGCCGAATATGACGGCTACACCGCCGAAGCCCGCGCTGGCGAGCTGCTGCTGGGCCTGGAAATCGCCGTGGACCAGCACAACCTGCCGATGCGCGAAGTGGCGCCGGGCTGGAAGCTGCGGGTGCTGCTGGCGCAGGCGCTGTTCTCGAATCCGGACGTGCTGCTGCTGGACGAGCCGACCAACAACCTGGACATCAACACCATCCGCTGGCTGGAAAACGTGCTCAACAGCTACCAGAGCACGATGATCATCATCAGCCACGACCGCCACTTCCTGAACCAGGTCTGCACCCACATGGCCGACCTGGACTATGGCGAGATCCGCATCTACCCGGGCAACTACGACGACTACATGCTGGCCTCGACGCAGGCGCGCGAGCGCCTGGTGGCCAACAACGCCAAGGCCAAGGAACGCGTGGCCGAACTGCAGGACTTCGTGCGCCGCTTCGCCGCCAACAAGTCCAAGTCGCGCCAGGCCACCTCGCGCCTCAAGCAGATCGACCGCATCAAGGCCGAGCAGGTCGTGGTCAAGCCGTCGTCGCGCCAGAACCCGTACATCCGCTTCGAGCAGAACAAGGTCATGCACCGCCTGGCGGTGACCGTCGAGAACCTGTCCAAGTCCTACGACGCGCCCGTGATCCGCAACTTCTCGGCCATGGTCGATGCCGGCGAGAAGATCGCCATCATCGGCGCCAACGGCGTCGGCAAGACCACCTTGCTGCGCCTGTTGGCCACGGACCTGGCGCCCGATGCCGGCACGGTCAAGTGGTCGGATAACGCGGACCTCGGCTACATGGCCCAGGACGTGTCGGATCAGTTCCTGCAGACCGATATCAACCTGCTCGACTGGATGGGCGACCATCGCCAGCCGGGCGACGACGACCAGTCGATCCGTTCGGTGCTGGGCCGCCTGCTGTTCTCGGCGGACGACCTGCCCAAGGCGCCCAAGGTGCTGTCCGGCGGCGAAAAGAACCGCATGACCTTCGGCCGCCTGATGCTGGGCCGCCACAACGTCATGCTGCTCGACGAGCCGACCAACCACCTGGACATGGAATCGATCGAATCGCTGCAGTTCGCGCTGGAAAAGTACGAAGGCACGCTGGTGTTCGTGTCGCACGACCGCGAATTCGTGTCCGGCCTGGCCACGCGCGTGATCGAGATCCTGCCCTCGGGCGAGATCGTCGACTACCGCGGCGGCTACGAAGACTACCTGTCCTCGCGCGGCATCGAAGCCTGA
- a CDS encoding HAD family hydrolase, which yields MSDVIALIFDFDDTLASDSTSGFLESIGVDTASFWKDQVDPLLSRQDWDPVPAYLYQMIQLSREGRHGLITQQRLQDWGARLELHDGVSTLFQRLRAAVRAEQPQVQLEFYLISSGIGDVVRSTPIAHEFTEIWASEFTYGADGGIEFPRRIVSFTDKTRYLFHIQKGIIGRDFRNKPFEVNRKVPEDRLRVPFDQMVFVGDGYTDIPCFSLIRRAGGFAFGVWDPKHRDKRSRAWGFIEEGRVSNLNQARYDENAELYQWLEEAVTSLAGRIALKSRVYRG from the coding sequence ATGTCCGACGTCATCGCCCTGATTTTCGACTTCGACGACACGCTGGCCTCGGACAGCACGTCCGGTTTCCTGGAAAGCATCGGGGTGGACACGGCGTCCTTCTGGAAAGACCAGGTCGACCCCCTGCTGTCCAGGCAGGACTGGGATCCCGTTCCGGCCTACCTCTACCAGATGATCCAGCTCTCGCGCGAGGGCAGGCATGGCCTCATCACGCAGCAGCGCCTGCAGGACTGGGGCGCGCGGCTCGAACTGCACGACGGCGTGTCCACGCTGTTCCAGCGCCTGCGCGCCGCGGTGCGGGCCGAGCAGCCGCAGGTGCAGCTGGAGTTCTACCTGATCTCCAGCGGCATCGGCGACGTGGTCCGCTCCACGCCCATCGCCCACGAGTTCACCGAGATCTGGGCCTCCGAATTTACCTATGGCGCCGACGGCGGCATCGAGTTTCCGCGCCGCATCGTCAGCTTCACCGACAAGACGCGCTATCTGTTCCACATCCAGAAGGGCATCATCGGCCGCGATTTCCGCAACAAGCCGTTCGAGGTCAACCGCAAGGTGCCCGAAGACCGCCTGCGGGTGCCGTTCGACCAGATGGTGTTCGTCGGCGACGGCTACACCGACATCCCGTGCTTCTCGCTCATCCGCCGCGCCGGCGGCTTCGCCTTCGGCGTGTGGGATCCGAAGCACCGCGACAAGCGCAGCCGCGCCTGGGGCTTCATCGAGGAAGGCCGGGTATCGAACCTGAACCAGGCGCGCTACGACGAGAACGCCGAGCTTTACCAGTGGCTGGAAGAGGCCGTGACCAGCCTGGCCGGGCGCATCGCGCTCAAGTCGCGGGTGTACCGTGGTTGA
- a CDS encoding transporter substrate-binding domain-containing protein, whose protein sequence is MMRRGLRFLACLAALLSATGGVAAADGLAAARQRGELVVGVPYLAPAPVAGAKIRTPEGLDIAMAEKLAQDLGLPFSLRQVAAADAARLLAAGEVDVVLADRVQPAQALPGDLAAVATGYAARPKAVIRSDTRMRQGSDARGRSVCMAEAAVGAQALARGWGAVVRTYRVPSDALVAVREGSCDVGLIDDAVWEPLMRFPEWKKFSATLRPDGARSERVWLLPAADTATQSWLDARMREWARADAWKALTAKWARDVAFDVYLDQEVADCHS, encoded by the coding sequence ATGATGCGGCGCGGTCTGCGTTTCCTGGCCTGCCTGGCGGCCTTGCTGTCCGCCACCGGCGGCGTGGCGGCGGCCGACGGCCTGGCGGCCGCGCGCCAGCGCGGCGAGCTGGTGGTGGGCGTGCCGTACCTGGCGCCCGCGCCGGTGGCCGGCGCCAAGATCCGCACCCCGGAAGGCCTGGATATCGCCATGGCCGAGAAGCTGGCGCAGGATCTGGGCCTGCCGTTCAGCCTGCGGCAGGTGGCGGCGGCCGACGCGGCGCGGCTGCTTGCCGCGGGCGAGGTCGACGTGGTGCTGGCCGATCGGGTGCAGCCGGCCCAGGCGCTGCCCGGCGATCTGGCGGCGGTGGCCACCGGCTACGCCGCGCGTCCCAAGGCCGTGATCCGCAGCGATACCCGCATGCGCCAGGGCAGCGATGCCCGCGGCCGCAGCGTCTGCATGGCCGAGGCCGCCGTTGGCGCGCAGGCGCTGGCGCGGGGCTGGGGCGCGGTGGTGCGCACTTATCGGGTGCCGTCCGACGCGCTGGTCGCGGTGCGCGAGGGCAGCTGCGACGTCGGCCTGATCGACGACGCGGTCTGGGAACCGCTGATGCGTTTTCCCGAATGGAAGAAATTCTCGGCCACGCTGCGCCCCGACGGCGCCCGCTCTGAGCGGGTCTGGCTGCTGCCGGCGGCCGATACGGCCACGCAGTCCTGGCTCGATGCGCGCATGCGCGAATGGGCGCGGGCCGACGCCTGGAAGGCCTTGACCGCCAAATGGGCCCGAGACGTGGCTTTCGACGTCTATCTGGACCAGGAAGTCGCCGACTGCCACAGCTGA
- the tadA gene encoding tRNA adenosine(34) deaminase TadA has translation MAATPPWTAQDADFMTLALDEARAAYDIGEVPVGALVVSAQGDILGRGYNRTIIDHDPTAHAEIVALRGAARALENYRLPGITVYVTLEPCVMCIGAMLHARLARVVFGAYDPKTGACGSVLDVGSVPRLNHHTSVTGGVLAEPCGELLRRFFRERRAKESIA, from the coding sequence ATGGCGGCCACGCCGCCCTGGACCGCGCAGGATGCCGATTTCATGACGCTGGCGCTGGACGAGGCGCGGGCGGCCTATGACATCGGCGAGGTGCCGGTGGGCGCGCTGGTGGTCTCGGCCCAGGGCGACATCCTGGGGCGCGGCTACAACCGCACCATCATCGACCACGACCCCACCGCGCATGCCGAGATCGTCGCGCTGCGCGGCGCCGCGCGCGCGCTGGAAAACTACCGCCTGCCGGGCATCACCGTGTACGTCACGCTGGAACCCTGCGTCATGTGCATCGGCGCCATGCTGCACGCGCGGCTGGCGCGGGTGGTGTTCGGCGCCTACGATCCCAAGACCGGCGCCTGCGGCAGCGTGCTGGACGTGGGCTCGGTGCCCAGACTCAATCATCACACTTCAGTCACCGGCGGCGTGCTGGCGGAACCCTGCGGCGAGCTGCTGCGCCGGTTCTTCCGCGAACGCCGCGCCAAGGAATCCATCGCATGA
- a CDS encoding LD-carboxypeptidase: protein MSNTRGAKARAAKAAATPAHDHASHDHDHECGEDCGHDHSHDHEPGHVHGFPDARGIYLISPSSAVRDPQTVELARERLAAQGFKTALDRTALAEHQRFAGTDAQRLASLTRAAKQKLPIVMVTRGGYGMGRLLHAIDWKAMADSGKRFVGMSDFTAFNLALLAQTGAVSYTGATAIYDFGGKKVDDLTEALFGEVMRGELEILSFETQDADPVDCRGILWGGNLAMLASLIGTPYMPKVRGGILFLEDVAEHPYRIERMLIQLWQAGILGKQKAIVLGRFSDYKLAPHDKGYDLHEVVAWLRKTVKVPVVTGLPYGHVATKATLPIGQKVGIATEKGLAHLVLDEHHH, encoded by the coding sequence ATGAGCAACACCCGAGGCGCCAAGGCGCGCGCCGCCAAGGCGGCCGCCACCCCGGCGCATGACCACGCCAGCCACGATCACGACCATGAATGCGGCGAGGACTGCGGCCACGACCACAGCCACGACCACGAACCGGGCCACGTCCACGGCTTCCCGGACGCGCGCGGCATCTACCTGATCTCGCCGTCGTCGGCGGTGCGTGACCCCCAGACCGTCGAGCTGGCGCGCGAGCGCCTGGCCGCGCAGGGCTTCAAGACCGCGCTGGACCGCACCGCGCTGGCCGAGCACCAGCGCTTTGCCGGCACCGACGCGCAGCGCCTGGCCAGCCTGACGCGCGCCGCCAAGCAGAAGCTGCCGATCGTCATGGTCACGCGCGGCGGCTACGGCATGGGCCGTCTGCTGCACGCGATCGACTGGAAGGCCATGGCCGACAGCGGCAAGCGCTTCGTCGGCATGAGCGACTTCACCGCGTTCAACCTGGCGCTGCTGGCGCAGACCGGCGCGGTCAGCTACACCGGCGCCACCGCCATCTACGACTTCGGCGGCAAGAAGGTCGACGACCTGACCGAAGCGCTGTTCGGCGAAGTGATGCGCGGCGAGCTGGAAATCCTCAGCTTCGAGACCCAGGACGCCGACCCGGTCGATTGCCGCGGCATCCTGTGGGGCGGCAATCTGGCCATGCTGGCCTCGCTGATCGGCACCCCCTACATGCCGAAGGTGCGTGGCGGCATCCTGTTCCTGGAAGACGTGGCCGAGCACCCCTACCGCATCGAGCGCATGCTGATCCAGCTGTGGCAGGCGGGCATCCTGGGCAAGCAGAAGGCCATCGTGCTGGGCCGCTTCTCCGACTACAAGCTGGCGCCGCACGACAAGGGCTACGACCTGCACGAAGTGGTGGCCTGGCTGCGCAAGACGGTCAAGGTGCCGGTGGTGACCGGCCTGCCGTACGGCCACGTGGCCACCAAGGCGACGCTGCCGATCGGCCAGAAAGTCGGCATCGCCACCGAAAAGGGCCTGGCCCACCTGGTGCTGGACGAACACCATCACTGA
- a CDS encoding ABC transporter ATP-binding protein, with translation MNLTFDHVHKQFGDLPVVDGFTSEFKTGELVALVGPSGCGKSTLLHLAAGLEKPTQGQVLADGKAVSGPHPSRTLVFQEHALYPWLTLEDNVALALEFQKTPKKRAREAARQWLARVSLAGFEHYYPHQVSGGMRQRAALARAFIAQPQTMLMDEPFGALDALTRLALQDVLRQLIAQEKPTVLLVTHDVDEALFLADRIVVFSPRPARVLREFNLAHRAKSHDLSDLAAEKREILRLLGIAVDGAAAHSDLALAA, from the coding sequence ATGAACCTGACTTTCGACCACGTCCACAAGCAATTCGGCGACCTGCCGGTCGTCGACGGTTTCACCAGCGAATTCAAGACCGGCGAGCTGGTCGCGCTGGTGGGGCCGTCGGGCTGCGGCAAGTCGACCCTGCTGCACCTGGCGGCCGGCCTGGAAAAACCCACGCAAGGGCAGGTGCTGGCCGACGGCAAGGCCGTGAGCGGTCCGCATCCCAGCCGCACGCTGGTGTTCCAGGAGCACGCGCTGTATCCGTGGCTGACGCTGGAAGACAACGTGGCGCTGGCGCTGGAATTCCAGAAGACCCCCAAGAAGCGCGCCCGCGAGGCGGCGCGCCAGTGGCTGGCGCGCGTCAGCCTGGCCGGCTTCGAACACTATTACCCGCACCAGGTGTCCGGCGGCATGCGCCAGCGCGCCGCGCTGGCCCGCGCCTTCATCGCGCAGCCGCAGACGATGCTGATGGATGAACCTTTCGGCGCGCTCGATGCGCTGACGCGCCTGGCGCTGCAGGACGTGCTGCGCCAGCTGATCGCGCAGGAAAAACCCACGGTGCTGCTGGTGACCCACGACGTCGACGAGGCGCTGTTCCTGGCCGACCGCATCGTGGTGTTCAGTCCGCGGCCGGCGCGGGTGCTGCGCGAATTCAACCTGGCCCATCGCGCCAAGAGCCACGACCTGTCCGACCTGGCCGCCGAGAAGCGCGAGATCCTGCGCCTGCTGGGCATCGCGGTCGACGGCGCGGCGGCGCATTCCGACCTGGCGCTGGCCGCCTGA
- a CDS encoding MFS transporter yields the protein MPPTPHTTPDGAPIGTFALTARIVAIAFFTFICYLAIGLPLAVLPGYVHDQLGYGSVLAGLAISVQYVATLLSRSHAGRMADTVGPKQTVVIGMAACAASGVFLLLAYAFERSAWLSLGAIIVSRLALGFGESWVGTGSATWAIARVGPLHTARVISWNGICTYGGLALGAPLGVYLETEWSMGALGGAVLLLGLAGLGLALARAAVAIVGGHRMAFKSVVLRVFPHGMALGLGSVGFGTLAAFVALYYASFSWEGAAHALSAFGCAFIGVRLLFAGTITRYGGFRVAQVSFLVEAAGLALLWLAPNPGAALVGAALTGCGFALVFPAIGVEAVARVPAGSRGAALGAYSAFLDLALGATGPVAGYISGGFGYPAIFLSAAVAVLFGFLIAVGLQRHASRSGAAA from the coding sequence ATGCCTCCCACTCCTCATACCACGCCCGATGGCGCGCCCATCGGGACGTTCGCATTGACCGCGCGCATCGTCGCGATCGCCTTTTTCACCTTCATCTGTTATCTGGCCATCGGCCTGCCGCTGGCGGTGCTGCCGGGCTACGTGCATGACCAGCTCGGCTACGGCTCGGTGCTGGCCGGGCTGGCCATCAGCGTGCAGTATGTGGCCACGCTGCTGAGCCGGTCGCACGCGGGCCGCATGGCCGATACCGTGGGCCCCAAGCAGACCGTGGTGATCGGCATGGCCGCCTGTGCCGCCAGCGGCGTGTTCCTGCTGCTGGCCTACGCCTTCGAGCGCAGCGCCTGGCTCAGCCTGGGCGCCATCATCGTCAGCCGGCTGGCGCTGGGCTTCGGCGAAAGCTGGGTCGGCACTGGCTCGGCCACCTGGGCCATCGCCCGGGTCGGCCCGCTGCACACGGCGCGGGTGATTTCCTGGAACGGCATCTGCACCTACGGCGGATTGGCCTTGGGCGCGCCGCTGGGGGTCTACCTGGAGACCGAATGGAGCATGGGCGCGCTGGGCGGCGCCGTGCTGCTGCTGGGCCTGGCCGGCCTGGGGCTGGCGCTGGCGCGGGCCGCGGTGGCCATCGTCGGCGGCCACCGCATGGCCTTCAAGAGCGTGGTGCTGCGGGTGTTCCCGCATGGCATGGCGCTGGGACTGGGCTCGGTCGGCTTCGGCACGCTGGCGGCCTTCGTGGCGCTGTACTACGCCAGCTTCTCGTGGGAGGGCGCGGCGCACGCGCTCAGCGCCTTCGGCTGCGCCTTCATCGGCGTGCGCCTGCTGTTCGCGGGCACCATCACGCGCTATGGCGGCTTCAGGGTGGCGCAGGTGTCGTTCCTGGTGGAGGCGGCCGGCCTGGCGCTGCTGTGGCTGGCGCCCAATCCCGGCGCCGCGCTGGTGGGCGCGGCCCTGACCGGCTGTGGCTTCGCGCTGGTGTTCCCGGCCATCGGGGTCGAGGCGGTGGCGCGGGTGCCGGCGGGCAGCCGCGGCGCGGCGCTGGGGGCCTATTCGGCCTTCCTCGACCTGGCGCTGGGCGCGACCGGTCCGGTGGCGGGTTATATCTCCGGCGGTTTCGGCTATCCGGCGATCTTCCTGTCCGCCGCGGTGGCGGTGCTGTTCGGCTTCCTGATCGCGGTCGGCCTGCAACGGCATGCGAGCCGGTCGGGGGCGGCCGCCTGA
- a CDS encoding Na+/H+ antiporter subunit E — protein MRRLYFLFLPVFLFVLWLVLNESLSAGQIALGVALALWFTWAASRLRPLHAKPRRLWKAIPLFLHVTADIIKSNVAVAKLILNPRPNDFSPGFIKIPLTMRDPHGLAMLACIVTYTPGTVWVELTDDHRLKLHVLDLQNEEDWVRLVQDRYERPLMEIFE, from the coding sequence CCTGTTCGTCCTGTGGCTGGTGCTGAACGAAAGCCTCTCGGCCGGCCAGATCGCGCTGGGCGTGGCGCTGGCCCTGTGGTTCACCTGGGCCGCGTCGCGCCTGCGTCCGCTGCACGCCAAGCCGCGGCGACTGTGGAAGGCGATTCCGCTGTTCCTGCACGTGACCGCGGACATCATCAAGTCCAACGTCGCGGTCGCCAAGCTCATCCTGAACCCGCGGCCCAACGATTTTTCGCCCGGGTTCATCAAGATCCCCCTGACCATGCGCGACCCGCACGGCCTGGCCATGCTGGCCTGCATCGTCACCTACACGCCCGGCACCGTCTGGGTCGAACTGACCGACGACCACCGTCTCAAGCTGCACGTGCTCGACCTGCAGAACGAGGAAGACTGGGTGCGCCTGGTGCAGGACCGCTATGAGCGCCCCTTGATGGAGATATTCGAATGA